A stretch of the Papaver somniferum cultivar HN1 chromosome 6, ASM357369v1, whole genome shotgun sequence genome encodes the following:
- the LOC113290932 gene encoding stigma-specific STIG1-like protein 3 yields MAVNKNTFFTVAIIMAVTIALTIATVHLGGEKQLVRDHQGEEVTVSSKTSSLPSGVEEYESLSLTSSSKAKRISRFLKEEVKPRNPRAASHCNKNEYVCLAEGSPGSTCCNNKCVDLISDPDNCGACKSKCKFYTETCCNGKCVNLSYDKRHCGRCNNKCMTGGLCLYGNCDYA; encoded by the coding sequence ATGGCAGTGAACAAGAACACATTCTTTACTGTTGCCATAATCATGGCTGTCACAATAGCTTTGACAATCGCAACTGTCCATTTAGGGGGAGAGAAACAATTAGTAAGAGATCATCAAGGAGAAGAAGTAACTGTTTCATCAAAAACTTCCTCTTTGCCAAGCGGGGTCGAAGAATATGAATCATTATCATTAACTAGTTCTTCGAAAGCCAAACGCATAAGTCGTTTCCTCAAGGAAGAAGTGAAACCTCGAAACCCAAGAGCTGCATCACATTGTAACAAGAACGAATATGTTTGTTTGGCCGAAGGAAGTCCTGGATCGACTTGTTGTAATAACAAGTGTGTCGACTTAATATCAGATCCTGACAACTGTGGCGCGTGTAAGAGCAAATGCAAATTCTATACTGAGACATGTTGTAACGGGAAGTGTGTCAATCTATCCTATGACAAGAGACATTGCGGGAGGTGTAACAATAAGTGCATGACTGGTGGTTTATGTTTATACGGGAACTGTGATTATGCTTAA